A genomic stretch from Komagataeibacter xylinus includes:
- a CDS encoding HlyD family secretion protein: MFAYANRFVRLAITATILFVAAIVVIVLWDYYTASPWTRNGQVRAQVANIAPRISGQINEVRVHDNQFVHKGDVLYVIDPFDFRVKVDIAEAAVNERRADLEFKTSQYERRQKISGVAVSGEEKQQFEAVAQQAEAQYASALAELRQARIDLERTEVRSSLNGYVTNLTMRAGDYASAGHVNIEIIDADSYWVDGYFEETKIHSIREGEPVRLDLMGFHEPLFGHVESITRGIASNNAATSIQGLPAVDPVYTWVRLAQRIPVRVHIDSVPQDLVLAAGMTATVTVVSEAGNRRHMSVRDALRHVGDDMQHLAGHR, translated from the coding sequence GTGTTCGCATATGCAAACCGCTTTGTACGCCTGGCCATTACCGCGACCATTCTTTTTGTCGCAGCCATCGTGGTTATCGTGCTGTGGGATTACTATACCGCCTCGCCCTGGACGCGGAACGGACAGGTCCGCGCGCAGGTCGCCAATATCGCGCCGCGCATTTCGGGCCAGATCAATGAAGTACGCGTGCATGACAACCAGTTCGTGCACAAGGGCGACGTGCTTTACGTAATCGACCCGTTCGACTTCAGGGTGAAGGTGGATATTGCCGAGGCGGCGGTCAACGAGCGCCGCGCTGACCTTGAGTTCAAGACATCGCAATACGAACGCCGCCAGAAGATTTCCGGCGTTGCGGTATCGGGCGAGGAAAAGCAGCAGTTCGAGGCCGTGGCCCAGCAGGCGGAAGCCCAGTATGCCTCGGCCCTGGCCGAGCTGCGGCAGGCGCGCATCGACCTTGAGCGCACCGAGGTGCGCAGTTCGCTCAACGGGTATGTCACCAACCTGACCATGCGCGCGGGCGACTATGCCAGTGCCGGGCATGTGAACATCGAGATCATCGATGCGGATTCCTACTGGGTGGATGGCTATTTCGAGGAGACGAAAATCCATTCCATCCGCGAAGGCGAGCCCGTGCGGCTGGACCTGATGGGCTTTCATGAGCCGCTGTTCGGCCATGTGGAAAGCATTACGCGCGGCATTGCCAGCAACAACGCCGCCACCTCCATACAGGGGCTGCCAGCGGTGGACCCGGTCTATACCTGGGTGCGGCTGGCGCAGCGCATTCCCGTGCGGGTGCATATTGACAGCGTGCCGCAAGATCTTGTGCTTGCTGCGGGCATGACGGCCACCGTCACGGTCGTGTCAGAGGCGGGAAACCGCCGCCACATGTCGGTGCGTGACGCGCTGCGCCATGTGGGCGATGACATGCAGCACCTTGCAGGGCACCGTTAA
- a CDS encoding DUF1656 domain-containing protein encodes MRQVVDVEGVLVSAFVMNLGLALCTLLVLRAALSWFNLWRFVWNPPLAQFGLLICLVGLYTLML; translated from the coding sequence ATGCGGCAGGTCGTGGATGTGGAAGGCGTGCTGGTCTCGGCCTTTGTCATGAACCTTGGGCTGGCGCTGTGCACGCTGCTCGTGCTGCGGGCCGCACTCTCGTGGTTCAACCTGTGGCGCTTTGTGTGGAACCCGCCGCTGGCCCAGTTTGGCCTGCTAATCTGCCTTGTCGGCCTGTATACCCTGATGTTGTGA
- a CDS encoding FUSC family protein gives MSDTSAANAGQRLRNMARLYLPWAERLPPGWLGFSLRTWCSLIIGLATAFWVQIDNPLLVGVTVMILAQPLRGQALSKAFYRILGTVVGMGVSIVLVAVWNQQRGPFLGGVALWLAACAFVGSLERDFRSYGALLSGYTVALVAVNCIDTPQNVFNIAVSRASAITIGVFAVAVVNILSGSPEASRGLADGLKQLTRPISETARAALQHLYDRGAQADIKLAGGILALTTRLSYARTEFERGSMRTNGARLAMVSMLTVLDCARGLGRHTGHGNIDPAIEDAIARIARQTDLRLDQAGFTLRILETIREGRPAHVPNADEAFAIERAARMLTARVRLHAGQQMLVDGTGSAADSKTIAIATQPNILLAFIGALRVLVGFSFAAGVCVITGLPGATVALAQTALTLTLAATNVDTARFGMGAVIGIPCSVLAAAALNFFVLLHGADMPFLALALLPQTFLACLLLMRPGTAAIGFNYGVFFFAMLGLDNHQSYNPTEFLNRNIFYLLAALLAFIILVLLFPPSARRQRFWMASTIVRALERQMAGRGEPDGPTRLTRAYDRLAQMQFWNDRLPQSPSGARQLESFTAFTELDGALARARAYARQAASHALLRPAAELAARELQLHAPWGDLEARLQHACAAVPAPSLYLPQPEQVAAINLLAGLDAVLHTWRAAQPRLRHYGIIKKEKAG, from the coding sequence ATGTCCGACACTTCGGCAGCAAACGCAGGGCAGCGCCTGCGCAACATGGCACGTCTCTATCTTCCCTGGGCAGAACGGTTGCCGCCTGGGTGGCTGGGCTTCAGCCTGCGCACATGGTGCTCGCTCATCATCGGGCTGGCTACGGCGTTCTGGGTTCAGATCGACAATCCGCTACTTGTCGGCGTGACCGTGATGATCCTTGCGCAGCCGCTGCGCGGGCAGGCGCTGTCAAAGGCGTTTTACCGCATTCTGGGCACGGTGGTGGGCATGGGCGTGTCCATCGTACTTGTGGCGGTATGGAACCAGCAGCGCGGGCCGTTTCTGGGGGGGGTTGCGCTGTGGCTTGCGGCGTGTGCGTTCGTGGGGTCGCTCGAGCGTGACTTCCGCTCTTATGGCGCACTGCTGTCGGGCTATACGGTTGCACTCGTGGCGGTCAACTGCATCGACACGCCGCAGAATGTTTTCAACATTGCCGTCTCGCGTGCTTCGGCCATCACCATCGGGGTGTTTGCGGTGGCGGTGGTCAATATCCTCTCCGGCTCGCCCGAGGCCTCGCGCGGGCTGGCCGATGGGCTGAAGCAGCTCACCCGCCCCATCAGCGAGACCGCGCGCGCGGCCCTGCAACACCTGTATGACCGGGGAGCGCAGGCCGACATTAAACTGGCAGGGGGCATTCTGGCGCTGACCACCCGCCTGTCCTATGCCCGCACGGAATTCGAACGTGGCAGCATGCGGACCAACGGGGCGCGGCTGGCCATGGTGTCCATGCTGACAGTGCTCGACTGCGCGCGCGGCCTTGGCCGCCACACGGGTCATGGCAACATCGACCCCGCTATTGAGGACGCCATTGCCCGCATCGCGCGCCAGACCGACCTGCGTCTGGACCAGGCAGGGTTTACGCTGCGCATACTCGAGACCATCCGCGAAGGGCGGCCCGCTCACGTGCCCAATGCCGATGAAGCGTTTGCCATCGAGCGCGCGGCCCGCATGCTCACCGCGCGCGTGCGCCTGCATGCAGGCCAGCAGATGCTGGTCGACGGCACCGGCAGTGCGGCTGACAGCAAAACCATTGCCATCGCAACGCAGCCCAACATCCTGCTCGCCTTCATCGGTGCGCTGCGGGTGCTGGTGGGCTTCTCGTTCGCGGCGGGGGTGTGCGTGATTACCGGCCTGCCCGGGGCCACCGTAGCGCTGGCCCAGACCGCGCTGACCCTGACGCTGGCGGCCACCAATGTCGATACGGCACGCTTTGGCATGGGGGCGGTGATCGGCATTCCGTGCAGCGTGCTGGCGGCAGCGGCGCTGAACTTCTTCGTGCTGCTGCATGGAGCGGACATGCCTTTCCTCGCGCTGGCGCTGCTGCCGCAGACCTTCCTCGCCTGCCTGCTGCTCATGCGGCCGGGCACGGCTGCGATCGGCTTCAATTACGGTGTGTTCTTCTTCGCCATGCTGGGGCTGGACAACCACCAGAGCTACAACCCGACCGAATTCCTCAATCGCAACATCTTCTACCTGCTGGCCGCGCTGCTGGCCTTCATCATCCTCGTGCTGCTGTTCCCGCCCTCGGCCCGCAGGCAGCGCTTCTGGATGGCATCGACCATCGTGCGCGCGCTTGAGCGCCAGATGGCAGGCCGGGGCGAACCCGATGGCCCGACCCGCCTCACCCGCGCCTATGACCGGCTGGCCCAGATGCAGTTCTGGAACGACCGCCTGCCGCAAAGCCCCAGCGGCGCCCGGCAGCTTGAAAGCTTTACCGCCTTTACCGAACTCGATGGCGCGCTGGCCCGGGCACGCGCCTATGCACGCCAGGCCGCGAGCCATGCCCTGCTGCGGCCAGCGGCCGAACTGGCGGCACGCGAACTGCAACTGCACGCGCCATGGGGCGACCTTGAGGCGCGCCTGCAACACGCCTGTGCGGCCGTGCCTGCCCCCTCCCTTTACCTGCCGCAACCCGAGCAGGTGGCGGCGATCAACCTGCTGGCCGGGCTGGATGCGGTGCTGCACACATGGCGCGCGGCGCAACCCCGGCTGCGCCATTACGGCATCATCAAGAAAGAGAAGGCAGGCTGA
- the cysG gene encoding siroheme synthase CysG translates to MTNISEPAWFPIALRLDGVRVLVVGGGMIAANKVRLLLAHRARVEVIAGRLDAEMQRWEDEGSITRIAPTADEATLRAAMPGCRLVYAATDDRDVNRAAASIARAMNIPVCAVDDPQPSTFITPAQIHRGLVRIAISTGGAAPVLARRLREQVESSIPEGTGALAVFMQQQREHVGTACPDISRRRQVWETFLDGAGAQAARNGDATRARAVLDDIIATTATRGEVWLVGAGPGDPDLLTLRALHLMQNADCVLYDQLLSPALLDRVRRDAELVFVGKRRNNHTMPQEEINAELIRRAQAGQRVLRLKGGDPFVFGRGGEEIEALLESAIPFQVVPGITAANGCAAYAGIPLTHRDCAQACLFVTGHARADGTLHLPWDSMARPGQTVVIYMGVSALPALCAKLVEHGLPPQWPAAIVERGTRADQRVLTGTLGNLPTQAAQAGVTSPALIIVGEVVLHRVLSPA, encoded by the coding sequence ATGACCAATATTTCCGAACCCGCATGGTTTCCCATCGCGCTGCGGCTGGACGGTGTCCGGGTGCTGGTGGTGGGTGGCGGCATGATCGCCGCCAACAAGGTGCGCCTGCTGCTCGCCCACCGCGCCCGGGTTGAGGTGATCGCAGGCCGCCTCGATGCCGAAATGCAGCGCTGGGAGGACGAAGGCAGCATCACCCGCATTGCGCCCACGGCAGATGAGGCCACGCTGCGCGCCGCCATGCCCGGCTGCCGGCTGGTCTATGCCGCAACCGATGACCGTGATGTCAACCGCGCGGCAGCCTCGATTGCGCGCGCCATGAACATTCCCGTCTGCGCGGTTGATGACCCGCAGCCTTCCACCTTCATCACCCCTGCGCAGATCCATCGCGGGCTGGTGCGCATTGCCATTTCCACCGGGGGCGCGGCTCCCGTTCTGGCACGCCGCCTGCGCGAGCAGGTGGAAAGCTCCATACCCGAAGGCACGGGCGCGCTGGCCGTGTTCATGCAGCAGCAGCGCGAGCACGTGGGCACCGCCTGCCCCGACATTTCGCGGCGCAGGCAGGTGTGGGAAACCTTTCTTGATGGCGCAGGCGCGCAGGCCGCCCGTAATGGCGATGCCACCCGCGCCCGCGCAGTGCTTGATGACATCATCGCCACCACCGCCACGCGGGGCGAGGTCTGGCTGGTGGGCGCGGGCCCCGGCGACCCGGACCTGCTCACGCTGCGCGCCCTGCACCTGATGCAGAATGCCGATTGCGTGCTCTATGACCAGCTTCTCTCGCCTGCCCTGCTCGACCGCGTGCGCCGTGATGCGGAGCTGGTGTTCGTGGGCAAGCGGCGCAACAACCACACCATGCCGCAGGAAGAGATCAACGCCGAGCTGATCCGCCGCGCGCAGGCGGGCCAGCGCGTGCTGCGGCTCAAGGGCGGCGACCCGTTCGTATTTGGCCGCGGCGGGGAGGAAATCGAGGCGCTGCTTGAATCCGCCATTCCCTTCCAGGTCGTGCCGGGCATTACCGCGGCCAATGGCTGTGCGGCCTATGCGGGCATTCCGCTCACCCACCGCGACTGCGCGCAGGCCTGCCTGTTCGTAACCGGTCATGCCCGCGCCGATGGCACCCTGCACCTGCCATGGGACAGCATGGCCCGCCCCGGCCAGACGGTCGTGATCTATATGGGTGTCTCCGCCCTGCCCGCGCTGTGCGCAAAGCTGGTCGAGCACGGCCTGCCGCCGCAATGGCCCGCCGCCATTGTCGAACGTGGCACGCGGGCGGACCAGCGCGTGCTGACCGGCACGCTGGGCAACCTGCCCACGCAGGCCGCACAGGCGGGCGTGACCAGCCCTGCGCTGATCATCGTGGGTGAAGTGGTGCTCCACCGGGTGCTCTCACCTGCATGA
- the panC gene encoding pantoate--beta-alanine ligase, with product METISTVAELRAHVRAWKKAGARVGVVPTMGALHEGHLSLVRAARAQADRVIATVFVNPIQFDNADDLATYPRTLEQDGRLLAEAGVDLLYAPTVAQMYPPGFATRISVSGVSEGLCGGARPGHFDGVATVVCKLFMQTLADCAFFGEKDFQQVQVVRRMVTDLDLPIEIVSCPTLREADGLALSSRNRRLTAAQRQVALALPRALAACVDEIATGAAVAPALERVAQQLRAAGFGPVDYVELRHEADMQPLAACPPGTPARVLAAAWLGDVRLIDGMAVTR from the coding sequence ATGGAAACCATAAGCACCGTGGCCGAACTGCGCGCGCATGTCCGTGCATGGAAAAAGGCAGGCGCGCGCGTGGGCGTGGTACCGACCATGGGCGCGCTGCATGAGGGGCATCTTTCGCTGGTGCGCGCCGCGCGTGCGCAGGCGGACCGGGTGATTGCGACGGTTTTCGTCAACCCCATCCAGTTCGACAATGCCGATGACCTGGCAACCTACCCCCGCACGCTTGAACAGGACGGGCGACTTCTGGCCGAGGCCGGGGTGGACCTGCTCTACGCGCCCACCGTGGCGCAGATGTACCCACCCGGCTTTGCCACGCGCATCAGCGTATCGGGCGTGTCGGAGGGGCTGTGCGGTGGTGCCCGCCCCGGGCATTTTGATGGCGTGGCCACGGTCGTGTGCAAGCTGTTCATGCAGACGCTGGCAGACTGTGCCTTTTTTGGCGAGAAGGATTTCCAGCAGGTGCAGGTCGTGCGCCGCATGGTGACCGATCTCGACCTGCCTATCGAGATCGTTTCCTGCCCTACCCTGCGCGAGGCGGACGGGCTGGCGCTCTCATCACGCAACCGCCGGCTTACTGCCGCGCAGCGGCAGGTGGCCTTGGCCCTGCCGCGTGCCCTTGCCGCCTGTGTGGACGAGATTGCCACCGGCGCGGCCGTGGCCCCGGCGCTGGAACGGGTGGCGCAACAGTTGCGCGCGGCAGGCTTCGGCCCGGTGGATTACGTGGAACTGCGTCATGAGGCCGATATGCAACCGCTGGCCGCCTGCCCACCCGGCACGCCTGCGCGCGTGCTGGCGGCTGCATGGCTGGGGGATGTGCGGTTGATTGATGGCATGGCCGTGACCCGTTGA
- a CDS encoding glycosyltransferase family 2 protein, producing MEEDKKWKICVIIPSYKVKKHIINVINSIGREVYRIYVIDDACPEESGNFVEQNCVDPRVAVIRHKENQGVGGAVLTGYQAAINDHADIIVKIDGDGQMDPALITKFIEPIVSGKADYTKGNRFFDLDSLGSMPKIRIFGNAALSFMTKLSSGYWSLFDPTNGYTAIRSDVAAQLPFSKINKRYFFESDMLFRLNTLRSAVADIPMDAKYGDEVSNLHISKIIFPFVKNNLINFIKRIFYNYYLRDMAVASFELPIGILLIVLGLMVGIPNWIKSLETSVYTSAGTVMLSGLPLIVGVQFLLSFISYDINSEPKTSMRPRPMFSLEYDNGAD from the coding sequence ATGGAAGAAGATAAAAAATGGAAAATTTGTGTTATCATACCAAGTTATAAAGTTAAAAAGCATATAATAAATGTCATAAATTCGATTGGCCGAGAAGTTTATCGTATTTACGTTATTGATGATGCATGCCCTGAAGAATCCGGGAACTTTGTTGAGCAGAATTGCGTTGATCCCCGGGTTGCTGTTATAAGACATAAGGAAAATCAGGGTGTTGGTGGTGCCGTGCTGACCGGGTATCAGGCTGCCATTAATGATCATGCAGATATTATCGTAAAAATTGATGGGGATGGTCAGATGGACCCTGCCCTCATAACGAAATTCATTGAGCCGATTGTTTCTGGTAAGGCGGATTACACAAAAGGAAATCGGTTCTTTGATCTGGACAGTCTGGGGAGTATGCCAAAAATACGTATTTTTGGTAATGCTGCCCTGTCATTCATGACAAAACTGTCCTCTGGATACTGGTCTCTTTTTGACCCGACCAATGGGTATACAGCAATCCGTAGTGATGTTGCAGCACAGCTTCCGTTTTCAAAGATAAACAAACGATATTTCTTTGAAAGTGATATGCTGTTTCGATTGAACACGCTGCGTTCTGCCGTGGCTGATATACCTATGGATGCAAAATATGGGGATGAAGTCAGTAATCTTCATATATCAAAAATTATTTTCCCTTTTGTAAAAAATAACCTCATTAATTTCATCAAGAGAATATTTTATAATTATTACCTGCGGGATATGGCGGTTGCCTCTTTCGAATTGCCGATCGGCATCCTGCTTATTGTGCTGGGGCTGATGGTTGGTATTCCCAACTGGATCAAAAGCCTTGAAACGTCAGTCTATACCTCGGCCGGGACGGTCATGTTATCGGGATTGCCACTTATTGTAGGTGTGCAGTTCTTATTATCGTTTATATCTTATGATATAAATTCAGAACCTAAAACAAGTATGCGGCCAAGGCCAATGTTTTCCCTTGAATATGATAATGGTGCGGATTGA
- a CDS encoding EamA family transporter, with product MAQLFFAFLCVVGISIGQILFKLCANGFTKAGSFYDFRSLSILLLALVLYGITTIGWIWVLQKIDLGRAYPIMALAFVIVPCLSYLFLGESFNRQYFVGTALIMAGILISVGSKI from the coding sequence ATGGCGCAGCTATTTTTTGCCTTTCTTTGCGTTGTTGGCATATCGATCGGGCAGATACTGTTCAAGTTGTGTGCCAATGGCTTTACGAAAGCAGGAAGTTTTTATGATTTCCGTAGTCTTTCCATATTATTACTGGCACTGGTGTTATATGGAATTACGACGATTGGCTGGATATGGGTGCTGCAGAAAATTGATCTTGGCCGGGCCTATCCCATTATGGCCCTCGCTTTTGTTATCGTACCCTGTCTGAGTTATCTGTTTCTGGGGGAAAGTTTTAACAGGCAGTATTTTGTTGGAACTGCGCTGATCATGGCCGGGATATTGATATCGGTAGGTTCGAAAATATGA
- a CDS encoding DUF2142 domain-containing protein, which translates to MRSSKAISFLFLCLICFSSFILAVIVPPLESPDEIDHIKRAYLLSQGKIMLSSPPGMLSGGMIDSGLEQYLEFSNKYIRNIDVKITQEDIKSLNNMKWSGEKVFSPAPGTGYYFPAIYAPHAMALSFSKFLGLKINKSYYVTRFFVLSTIFIILAYSFYIYEPSVFMVAVLALPMNIFQESAASIDGISLAITVLAISIFMAAQKNRMDLNASSLFVFSFSVLAVVTCRTHMLPLLCMFFIMYYYNRKRPVLISGVAVSIFSVAWTLIAMKTTVQYNHTLHALSPAQRLVYYSTHPTSFFMMFYRTLTNTDILSGYQWEFIGSLGWLTMNFDWKVYLIISLSLVATFALCLNIKKNAGFERVSMISMALGAVFIVFLSLLLTCTDDGSKEILGVQGRYFTLPVIILSYATLGIERENKIRYVASISLLSFILIFSVSNTVRTIVRTCYTIN; encoded by the coding sequence ATGAGATCCAGTAAAGCAATATCATTTCTTTTTTTATGCCTGATCTGTTTTTCATCATTTATACTGGCCGTTATCGTGCCTCCTCTGGAATCGCCCGATGAAATTGACCATATAAAGCGCGCTTATTTATTATCGCAGGGCAAGATCATGCTATCTTCTCCCCCAGGTATGCTTTCTGGTGGCATGATTGATAGTGGGCTGGAGCAATATCTTGAATTCTCAAATAAATATATCCGTAACATTGATGTAAAAATAACACAGGAAGATATAAAATCACTTAATAATATGAAATGGTCAGGTGAAAAGGTATTCAGTCCGGCACCGGGAACCGGATACTACTTCCCTGCTATATATGCACCGCATGCCATGGCGCTTTCCTTTTCAAAATTTTTGGGTCTGAAGATTAACAAATCTTATTATGTTACAAGATTTTTTGTGCTGTCGACAATATTTATAATATTAGCATATTCATTTTATATTTATGAACCGAGTGTGTTCATGGTGGCGGTACTGGCGTTGCCAATGAATATATTTCAGGAATCAGCGGCTAGTATAGATGGAATTTCTTTGGCGATCACGGTGCTTGCCATTTCAATTTTCATGGCTGCCCAGAAAAACAGAATGGATTTGAATGCATCCAGCTTGTTTGTTTTTTCCTTCAGCGTCCTCGCTGTAGTGACATGTAGAACGCATATGCTCCCGCTGCTGTGTATGTTTTTTATAATGTATTATTATAACAGGAAGCGGCCGGTTTTAATATCCGGTGTGGCTGTGTCCATATTTTCTGTTGCCTGGACGTTAATCGCCATGAAAACTACCGTGCAATATAATCACACTCTTCATGCCCTGAGCCCGGCGCAGAGACTTGTTTATTATAGCACACATCCGACAAGCTTTTTCATGATGTTCTATCGGACATTGACGAACACAGACATATTGTCAGGATATCAGTGGGAATTCATTGGATCCTTGGGGTGGCTGACCATGAATTTTGATTGGAAAGTTTATTTAATCATATCACTGTCATTGGTGGCTACATTTGCACTTTGCCTGAACATAAAAAAGAATGCAGGGTTTGAACGAGTTTCTATGATTTCCATGGCGCTTGGTGCGGTTTTTATAGTCTTTTTATCACTTCTGCTAACGTGCACAGATGATGGGTCGAAGGAAATATTGGGGGTTCAGGGTCGTTATTTTACGCTTCCGGTTATAATTTTGTCATATGCTACTCTGGGCATAGAAAGAGAAAATAAAATAAGGTATGTTGCATCCATATCTCTATTGTCATTTATACTTATATTTTCCGTTTCAAATACAGTAAGAACCATTGTGCGCACCTGTTACACTATAAATTAG
- a CDS encoding Trm112 family protein — MTEKPLAPPLDPRLLSILVCPVTKGPLVYDREAGELISKRAGLAFPVRDGIPIMLPDEARRLDA, encoded by the coding sequence ATGACCGAAAAGCCCCTTGCGCCCCCCCTCGACCCCCGGCTGCTGTCCATTCTCGTCTGCCCCGTGACCAAGGGGCCGCTGGTTTATGACCGCGAAGCGGGCGAACTGATCAGCAAGCGTGCCGGACTGGCCTTTCCCGTGCGCGATGGCATTCCCATCATGCTGCCCGATGAAGCCCGCAGACTTGATGCCTGA
- a CDS encoding LON peptidase substrate-binding domain-containing protein: MTRHDESGVVVIHDDIPRHIPLVSEMTLADFPAELGLFPLDEALLLPQGRLPLNVFEPRYIALVEDALASNRLIGMIQPRLLNGMDDTPLDDEADDPGMDDGYSHTPPLYNIGCVGRITAMTERADGTYAITLTGIARFRLLRETGLRRGYRVARVDTSSFVSDLTDAEDEIPFDREGLLNALHDFCEAQGVSTQWDALHQMDDAALLVTLPMICPFGTGPRQKMLEAPTPADRARILRDLLEGTGHEPDEGASPA, from the coding sequence GTGACGCGGCATGACGAAAGCGGGGTGGTCGTCATTCATGATGACATCCCGCGCCACATTCCGCTGGTGAGCGAAATGACGCTGGCGGATTTCCCCGCCGAGCTGGGCCTGTTCCCGCTTGATGAAGCCCTGCTGCTGCCCCAGGGGCGGCTGCCGCTCAACGTGTTCGAACCGCGCTACATCGCGCTGGTGGAGGACGCGCTGGCCAGCAACCGGCTGATCGGCATGATCCAGCCGCGCCTGCTCAATGGCATGGATGACACCCCGCTTGATGATGAAGCCGATGACCCCGGCATGGATGACGGCTACAGCCACACCCCGCCGCTGTACAACATTGGCTGCGTGGGCCGCATCACCGCCATGACCGAGCGGGCTGATGGCACCTATGCCATTACGCTCACGGGCATCGCGCGCTTCCGCCTGCTGCGCGAGACGGGTCTGCGGCGTGGCTACCGTGTGGCGCGGGTCGATACCTCGTCCTTCGTGTCCGACCTGACCGACGCGGAGGATGAAATTCCCTTCGACCGAGAGGGGCTGCTCAACGCGCTGCATGATTTCTGCGAGGCACAGGGCGTAAGCACCCAGTGGGACGCGCTGCACCAGATGGATGATGCCGCCCTGCTGGTCACCCTGCCCATGATCTGCCCCTTTGGCACCGGCCCACGCCAGAAAATGCTTGAGGCCCCTACGCCTGCCGACCGCGCGCGCATCCTGCGCGACCTGCTGGAAGGGACTGGACATGAACCCGATGAGGGTGCATCCCCCGCATAA
- a CDS encoding tetratricopeptide repeat protein: protein MDYIIGQTPRPDSSSPAGAAPGGSPDPVMDGTQNTFMRDVVDASRDMPVLVDFWATWCNPCKQLTPVLEKVVRAARGRVRLVKIDVDANRALVQQLGQIGLPVQSIPLVAVFWQGQILDMMQGAKPESEVRRLVENALKAAGGGALPAAELIEAARKDMAEGRAEAAAGLFSQVLEIEPENPAAWGGLARALIEMGDEEGAETALNDAPPAIASHAEITGARAALELKREGRKAAEEAEGIRARIAANPRDYAARFELSAALNAAGKRAEAADELLTIMKEDRQWNDDAARLQLIRLFEAWGQTDPDTVAARRRMSSLLFS from the coding sequence ATGGACTACATCATCGGCCAGACCCCCCGCCCTGACAGTTCCAGCCCCGCAGGCGCTGCGCCCGGCGGCAGCCCCGACCCGGTCATGGACGGCACGCAGAACACCTTCATGCGCGACGTGGTGGATGCAAGCCGCGACATGCCGGTGCTGGTCGATTTCTGGGCCACATGGTGCAACCCGTGCAAGCAGCTCACCCCGGTGCTGGAAAAAGTGGTACGCGCCGCCCGCGGGCGCGTGCGACTGGTCAAGATCGATGTCGATGCCAACCGCGCGCTGGTGCAGCAGCTTGGCCAGATCGGCCTGCCGGTGCAGTCGATTCCGCTCGTGGCCGTGTTCTGGCAGGGCCAGATCCTGGACATGATGCAGGGCGCCAAGCCTGAAAGCGAAGTGCGGCGCCTTGTCGAGAATGCCCTCAAGGCCGCAGGCGGCGGTGCCCTGCCCGCGGCCGAACTGATCGAGGCCGCCCGCAAGGACATGGCCGAAGGCCGTGCTGAGGCGGCGGCTGGCCTGTTCTCGCAGGTGCTCGAAATCGAGCCCGAAAATCCCGCCGCCTGGGGGGGGCTGGCCCGCGCGCTGATCGAGATGGGCGATGAGGAAGGGGCCGAGACCGCCCTGAACGACGCGCCTCCTGCCATTGCCAGCCATGCCGAGATAACGGGAGCGAGGGCCGCGCTTGAACTCAAGCGCGAAGGCCGCAAGGCGGCGGAGGAAGCAGAAGGAATCCGCGCCCGCATTGCCGCCAACCCCAGAGACTATGCCGCCCGCTTCGAGCTGTCGGCCGCCCTGAACGCTGCAGGCAAGCGCGCCGAGGCCGCCGATGAACTGCTGACCATCATGAAGGAAGACCGGCAGTGGAACGATGATGCTGCCCGCCTGCAGCTCATCCGCCTGTTCGAGGCATGGGGCCAGACTGACCCCGACACCGTGGCCGCGCGGCGGCGCATGTCCTCGCTGCTGTTTTCGTGA
- a CDS encoding VOC family protein has translation MSKPFHLAFPVNDLDAARYFYGSVLQCPEGRSSDTWIDFDLYGNQIVAHRILSARLQQANARFGMEPQIRFAGLPDEQTTMFVYDPAGNALELKAFNDMNLLLASNPPAP, from the coding sequence ATGTCAAAACCCTTCCATCTGGCGTTTCCGGTCAATGATCTTGATGCGGCAAGGTATTTTTACGGCAGTGTGCTGCAATGCCCCGAAGGGCGTAGCAGCGATACATGGATCGATTTCGATCTGTACGGAAACCAGATTGTAGCCCATCGGATCCTGTCCGCCCGCCTGCAACAGGCCAATGCCCGCTTTGGTATGGAACCACAGATCCGGTTTGCCGGGCTGCCAGATGAACAGACGACCATGTTTGTTTATGATCCTGCGGGCAATGCGCTGGAACTCAAGGCATTCAACGATATGAACCTTCTGTTGGCGTCCAATCCCCCTGCCCCGTAA